Proteins encoded by one window of Nicotiana tabacum cultivar K326 chromosome 10, ASM71507v2, whole genome shotgun sequence:
- the LOC107829855 gene encoding uncharacterized protein LOC107829855 — protein sequence MAIIEEPINIKTPPKLQVDEKVEVRSIENGFLGSWHLATVIASDYLVRRVQYDHLLCDDGSINLIESVNVSPVVDGIIPADKVPVTYRGIIRPLPPPIQFGRWALPYGQCVDLYYQDAWWEGVIFDHEDGAEDRRIFFPDMGDEMKAQVASLRITQDWDEVSEEWKPRGSWMFLEIIEEIEPLHPLFVSVKQIWYEVREKNGYENLKEWTSTSRDIWRILIKEVVLDNTMLSVKQIFYELNSSSDFVGGGQLLEFSKPALQAILNVETYFDNSAIVPFIEAICNSDSREMLSMDQDVSCLQPVEKQIVSDGFAPIAEDVPLSGNVMFSSVLPSQEEQPSVSPTALSVLHPPKNEISATFSITKGERSSFTDFEPSNEIDSRKSKRLEWKTMDDIAEFCPYAISKYNENQMSNDRSLLQKLKKHLLFLGWKIELAKSFQIRTRYIAPNGRIFHSLRQVCKMLEKSETFAEGQKTSYDSSLDDLKRSTCLAKAQPSPSQGPIIDPEFNPQAVIDYCFSADNPTYDNLNREGKSYMILKAKQHLVAIEWKLYYHWKGNKRELRYRSPNGKFFNSLLTACRGCVEQLEAEGQLLELISPSTLEFQGNLAPGRNSCKKLSTETFAVMSLPKEPAQLHKVKVREISIRRKKRSNHGDRNEIYAGGCNMLKKGNESTSLSRVTDCIEFQSSARVLRSSKRARQAAISSSLYHTPRTVLSWLIDNNVVLPRTKVQYRGKKDGRPMAEGRITREGIKCSCCQTVYGISNFEVHAGSSCHRPSANIFLEDGRSLLECQLQMKLKNSVRRTNNRPRSLKKDSHLGTNDYVCSVCHYGGELLLCDECPSSFHSGCLGMKEVPDGDWFCPSCRCEMCGQSRFDKNKDHFTDSSVLICCQCEHKYHVRCVRNKGLQKLDSYPEGDWFCDKRCEQICLGIRQLLGKPVMVGVDNLTWTLLKFLKADDFDSDAADDESILETYSKLSVALDVMHECFEPVKEPYTRRDLVEDVIFSRWSELNRLNFQGFYTVLLERNDELITVATVRIYGEKVAEVPLVATRFQYRRLGMCRILMNELEKKLMELRVERLVLPAVSSVLNTWTTSFGFSVMKESERLNFLNYTFLDFQGTTMCQKLLQDIPSVVSSGSTEAYQTHFQHINSKDNVELDGNSALSDVFQAALSERSEIVDQGSAHTPGGCETCNTDVPAPLVIAANQQARVGCLPCQDETNLQYRAEATGSNVFEKAASVEYKYYKRRRRYQPVEAKLVLEGLTV from the exons ATGGCCATCATTGAAGAACCCATCAACATCAAAACTCCTCCCAAACTCCAAGTTGATGAAAAAGTCGAG GTTAGGAGCATCGAAAATGGATTCCTGGGTTCATGGCACTTGGCTACCGTGATTGCTTCTGATTATTTGGTTCGTCGCGTGCAGTATGATCACCTTCTATGTGATGACGGTTCCATCAACTTGATCGAGTCTGTGAATGTTTCTCCCGTGGTTGATGGGATTATTCCTGCTGATAAGGTGCCAGTTACCTATCGTGGTATCATTAGGCCTTTGCCGCCTCCAATTCAATTTGGGAGATGGGCTCTACCTTATGGACAATGTGTTGATTTATATTATCAGGATGCTTGGTGGGAAGGTGTGATTTTTGACCATGAAGATGGCGCCGAGGAccggagaattttctttccagataTGGGTGATGAAATGAAGGCTCAAGTCGCCAGTCTACGTATAACTCAAGATTGGGATGAGGTTTCGGAAGAATGGAAGCCTCGTGGTAGCTGGATGTTTCTTGAAATAATTGAGGAGATTGAGCCTCTGCACCCCCTTTTTGTCTCGGTGAAACAAATTTGGTATGAAGTGCGGGAAAAGAATGGCTATGAAAATCTTAAGGAGTGGACATCCACTTCGAGGGATATCTGGAGGATCTTGATCAAGGAAGTTGTGCTTGACAACACTATGTTAAGCGTCAAGCAAATATTTTATGAGTTGAACTCTTCATCGGACTTTGTAGGGGGAGGCCAATTGCTAGAATTTTCAAAACCTGCTCTCCAGGCTATATTGAATGTTGAAACATATTTTGATAACTCGGCCATTGTACCCTTTATTGAAGCCATATGCAATTCCGATAGTAGGGAAATGCTGTCTATGGATCAGGATGTGTCATGTCTTCAGCCTGTTGAAAAGCAAATTGTTTCAGACGGTTTTGCACCAATCGCGGAGGATGTTCCACTGAGTGGTAATGTTATGTTTAGCTCAGTTCTGCCAAGCCAAGAAGAACAACCATCTGTATCACCTACTGCTTTGTCTGTTTTACATCCCCCTAAAAATGAAATTTCTGCTACTTTCTCAATTACTAAGGGTGAAAGATCGAGTTTCACAGACTTTGAGCCTTCCAATGAGATAGATTCTAGAAAGAGCAAGCGACTTGAATGGAAGACCATGGACGATATAGCTGAGTTTTGTCCTTATGCAATTTCTAAGTACAATGAGAATCAGATGTCGAACGATAGGTCACTCTTACAAAAACTTAAGAAGCATTTGTTGTTTTTAGGATGGAAAATTGAGTTAGCAAAGAGTTTCCAAATTAGGACGCGGTACATTGCTCCCAATGGAAGGATATTTCACTCACTTCGTCAAGTTTGTAAGATGTTGGAAAAGTCAGAAACTTTTGCAGAAGGCCAAAAAACTTCATATGATAGTTCACTTGATGACCTCAAGCGGTCTACTTGTCTGGCAAAAGCTCAGCCCTCTCCTTCTCAAGGACCAATCATTGATCCTGAATTCAACCCTCAAGCTGTAATTGATTATTGTTTTTCAGCAGACAATCCTACCTATGACAATTTGAACCGTGAGGGAAAGAGTTATATGATCCTGAAAGCTAAGCAGCACCTAGTTGCAATAGAATGGAAATTATATTATCATTGGAAAGGAAACAAAAGAGAATTGCGCTACCGTTCTCCTAATGGAAAATTTTTTAATTCTCTTCTAACAGCATGCAGAGGGTGTGTGGAGCAGTTGGAAGCTGAGGGTCAGTTACTTGAATTAATTTCTCCATCAACTCTGGAATTCCAGGGAAATTTAGCACCTGGGAGGAATTCATGTAAGAAGTTATCAACGGAGACTTTTGCTGTCATGTCACTTCCGAAAGAACCTGCTCAACTTCACAAAGTCAAAGTTCGTGAAATCAGcataagaagaaagaagaggagtAATCATGGTGACAGAAACGAGATATATGCAGGTGGCTGCAATATGCTGAAGAAAGGAAATGAATCCACATCTTTAAGTAGAGTAACAGATTGTATAGAATTTCAGTCTTCAGCTCGTGTGCTGCGATCAAGCAAAAGAGCTCGGCAGGCAGCTATTTCTTCTTCCTTGTATCATACACCTCGAACAGTGCTATCTTGGTTGATAGACAATAATGTGGTTCTGCCCCGTACCAAAGTGCAGTATCGTGGGAAAAAAGATGGTCGTCCAATGGCAGAAGGGCGGATCACTCGTGAAGGGATCAAATGCAGTTGCTGCCAAACAGTTTACGGAATTAGTAACTTTGAGGTGCATGCTGGAAGCAGTTGCCACAGACCTTCTGCAAACATATTTCTGGAAGATGGAAGATCTCTTCTTGAGTGCCAACTGCAGATGAAACTCAAAAATAGTGTAAGACGCACGAATAATAGACCACGTTCGTTGAAGAAGGACAGTCATCTGGGCACAAACGACTACGTGTGTTCTGTGTGCCATTATGGAGGTGAATTACTTCTCTGTGATGAGTGCCCATCTTCATTTCATTCTGGTTGCCTTGGAATGAAG GAGGTCCCAGATGGTGACTGGTTTTGCCCATCATGCCGTTGTGAAATGTGTGGCCAGAGCAGATTTGATAAAAACAAAGACCACTTTACAGACAGCAGTGTACTTATCTGTTGTCAGTGTGAGCACAAGT ATCATGTTCGATGTGTGAGAAATAAGGGTCTTCAAAAGCTGGATAGTTATCCTGAAGGAGATTGGTTTTGCGACAAGAGATGTGAGCAG ATATGTTTGGGTATCCGCCAACTTCTGGGAAAGCCAGTTATGGTGGGAGTTGATAACCTCACTTGGACTTTGTTGAAATTCTTAAAAGCTGATGATTTTGATTCTGATGCTGCTGATGATGAGTCCATACTGGAGACTTACAGCAAACTTAGTGTCGCTCTGGATGTGATGCATGAATGTTTTGAGCCTGTCAAAGAACCTTACACAAGGAGAGATCTTGTGGAAGATGTTATCTTCAGTAGATG GTCGGAGCTGAATCGTTTAAATTTTCAGGGGTTTTATACTGTGCTTTTGGAAAGAAATGATGAACTGATTACAGTAGCGACTGTAAG GATTTATGGAGAAAAGGTAGCCGAGGTTCCTCTTGTGGCAACACGATTTCAGTACCGCCGACTAGGAATGTGTCGCATCTTGATGAATGAGCTTGAAAAG AAACTCATGGAATTAAGAGTTGAGAGGCTAGTTTTGCCAGCTGTTTCCAGCGTGCTAAACACATGGACCACTTCATTTGGTTTCTCAGTGATGAAAGAATCTGAGAGACTGAACTTTTTGAATTACACTTTCCTTGATTTCCAGGGTACAACAATGTGTCAGAAACTCCTTCAGGATATCCCCTCAGTGGTATCAAGTGGATCAACAG AAGCATATCAAACTCATTTTCAACACATAAACAGCAAGGACAATGTTGAGTTGGATGGAAACAGTGCGCTTTCTGACGTCTTCCAAGCTGCGCTAAGTGAGAGGAGTGAAATTGTGGACCAAGGATCTGCACA